The following nucleotide sequence is from Tribolium castaneum strain GA2 chromosome 5, icTriCast1.1, whole genome shotgun sequence.
ttaaatctaaatatgtacaaaaagTCTTAAACAGTGTGAAATAGTCAAAATTTACGTATAAAAAACTACAGTAATGCGAAAATTCAATGCCATTTCTCGACAGTCTGAGTAAACTGTAATTTCCTATGAACAGGTATTAATTATAATGGTTCGATTTCCGACATAAACACATGAGTTTAAGCTACAGAGAACTAAGTCAAAGAGAGCAAAACAATATTACACACACAGTGACTCAATTTCCTGTATCAAAAAATGTAGTAAACATGAAGATCTTTTTTAAGTTGATTTAAATACAACTAGAGTCGGTTGATAgaaagctctgttaaaatttaattcgatgtTAAAAGTTGACAACGTCAATGGACCAACCAAATTGCTTtagtttggtcacgtgatcagttaatatcggatttaattgcggattaaattccATATTTGTCAAAACACTGGGACTACGGTTAAgggtacaagaaaaatgtaaaaatcaaataagtatagaattaaatttaacggTTGAACAGAGAGATGTGAACTCTAGGATTTTATTGAagatttaattctctacaactttcttcgtACACTTTTTTATATCTTCAACTATGATCACagtttgtaaaaattacgttttttaatataggattcggtaaaatttttatataccTTTATCGGTTACTATTGCGAAAATAATATTCTGTTTTGTTTATCTTGTACTCACCGGTATTTATATAGTCGTTTTTTATTTGAGTGCTTTTAAAACTTAGACGCAGGCTAGGAAGAAATGAGAAcggaaaagttttatttgtacgtcgtgtCGTCGCATCCTATTATTTAAATACCCGTagttaaagcaaaaaatatacTACAGCACCTACTAAAACtaacttataataaaatttgccagttgtacaaattttgttaatagtACTTGCTTGGAAGCCACACGAAACTAACACAAATAACTGTTACGGCCTCGTACAGACTCGTGTCTGAAAGGGGTataatagaaatgataaaacatgCTCACCTTCAAGTAGATGCACAAATTTGCAGGCAGGCCGATTACACAAACCTCGATTAAAATCTTGGCACACCGGGAGGGTGTCCAGTAACTGTAAATACAAGACAAAATGTAAGTATCGTTGAGAAGTCCCATATGTACAAAGTAAcgatattatttttgtaatataagtaggaaaaatttggaaaaagatacaaattgtgCACATGTATGCAACATAAAGAGGATTTATCTATAAAAAAGTATATGTGGAACAAACGGCATACATAAGCACTACATAcatctataacgtaaattaattCATTCACAAATTTGGAATAATGCACATGCCGATAGTTATAAAAACctaaaaactttagtgatttgTTCGTTGCAATGAAGATCAGATAGTTCAATCATTCTGCACCACTTATGTCTAATACAAGACACTTAAATCATACAGCTACAAAAACTAACattagtaacaatttttcctcTAATATACAGCTTTGTAACTTCAGTCGTTTAGAAATGTATCAGCTTCACAATTTTCTAGAAGCATTATTTAAAACTATCACAAAATTTGAGCAAATTTACCAACAAAAGCTTGTGGCAGCAATAAGGCCAAAACCATGAAGCAGTGTTAATAATAAGAATGGTACAGGTAGTGTATTTTACATgcagaatgtttgaaaatctttatgaATTAGCAATACTTAAATCAACTGGCAATCGGCACTTTGAAGCCAGTTGAAGTAAGAAATTCAAGCACAAACTCTACGTAGCGTTAATTTGGAAACAAATAACTTGTTTCGTAAgcaatgaaattaaaatgcaATCAGATTGTGACAAACTGAGTTAGtagtaaacaaaatatttccatGATTAATATTCACAATATGCTTGCAACTGTCAAGAACAAAAAAGAACAAGTTACAATGACGTAAGTTAGTTTATAATTATCGTGGGTCAAATAAAAAGTCAAGTCAGGTCAAGTCAAACACTCTTGACCCGGTTTTATTTAGGCTCACGATGCATCGTTTAATTTGGTAAATAGTTAGTTAAAAACATTGTAACTTGTTAAATATGTAACGTACTTCATGTAAGCTGCGCCAGTTGTACCAAAAATTACGGAAATATCATCAGTTGATCGTATTAGCAACGCAGTACAGCAAACATGATGTTAAACATACGTGAATACCTGTCCTTGCTCGTCAGTGTAGACCACAAAAGGGGCGTTTTGGGGCACAGGCGCACCATTGTCTATGCCGGCGACATGCAGTAGTGCAGCAAGCCAACGTCATCGCAGCCAATCAGCGATACGATAACATTACGTTACAGCCATTTAAGATACCCACCATACACCAAGACAAGTgttgtttattattgtgtcaGAAGAAAATgggtttaaaatattatagttttgaaaacaGTTTACGGAGGAAATCGAGTAAAAACGTGTTCGACGAAAAGGGCGGTGTGTCCAAAGCCATTGTAAAATAGACAATATGTAAACACGAAAACACATCAAGAATGGACATCAATCAACCCAGTTTCACAGTCAGTTTTATGTGTGAAGAATGGTTGCAAGTACAAGAAATTATAGCAGAATTATAAACGGTGTAAATCGGACAACGTAAGCATGAAACAGAAAAGCAACTTGTTATAAGATcagtttatatttaaaattaaacttggtgTTTTCAACGGGTTAGCGGAAAATTAAAAGTCCGGAGTTGTTAATGTTATTagaaagttggaaaataatttcgtacgtgcgctgaatacaccaatcaaaattaaagtcgTAAAGCTAAGAAAATTAACTATCTGGTCCGAGAGGGAGATATGATGGTCAATTACTTACAAGACGTCAGTGCCAAAGACCAAGTAGTTTAAAGCAAGGAAGCACAATCtcgttaaaacaaaattaaaaaaatgcctaACAAGCTGTTACGTGTAGAATAAATCTGCGATGCTACAATTAGTCTATGCGGCTGGATTCTGCAAACATAATGTATTAAATGTGGcgttataaataaacgtaGAAAACAAATATATGTTATATAGGAATTCCAGGTGCCTACGTATTATATTTTACTTACTACAAAGCTACAAAGACCGAGCGAAACAAGAAAATGTGGAAAACAAAGCTTCTAGTCACTTAttacaaaaatgacattaaaaCGCATCATTGAGATCACCTCTGCTAGCTGAGACTCTTGGACTCTATGAAGCTGGATGATAAAAACTTGAGCAATGTGCATCCAAACAGATGTGCATCGGAAGAACAACTCAACTACAAGACTAAACGCCATAGATTTAAACTAAATAGCCAAAAGTGCACATTACGCAAGCTTTCTCTCTGGTAGAGTTTTGTCATAGACAAAGCCTTGTTTGACCTGACTGCATATTTTTCACCTTTTCCAATAAATTACAGGTAATAAACCAAACACTTGCCctgattttttagaaaatgaacTTTGGCACAGTGTATGTGTTAGTTATTCAAATCAGCTGAGACTGAGAGGAGAGAGTAAGGtactaaaacaaaattgtaaaacacaaaaacgtGGGGCAAGCGGATCAGATTTACAGCCTGTAAAAGATCATTTCatataatttaacaaaagcaGGTTAAAGGGGGAACACTTCATAAAGGATGTGATCAGAAACAAATCCCATAAATCTCCACTACAATACAAAACCTACATAAGCAGCTGAAGTTTGGAAGAAGGCTAGACTAAAGAAGGTTTTGAACTGAGTGAAAGTCTATGGTTTATGTTTAAGTTAATGACTGGATACtggaaaatattcaaataaaagcaatgattaataaaacaaatatcaTGCATTTTCaagcattattattacaaataatagcggtaataaataatacatacaCCTCAGGATTAGAACATAAACAGTACACAGTGGTAATATAAATATGAAAGGTTTGTTGCACTTGATGGCAAATGTGACCCACACCTTAGCCAAGCGTGATCAGCAGCCTAAAAGGCACTACAGTATTTTAATAACTTCATATAGCTGGCAGCTGATTACGCAGAGTGGTGCAGCTACAAGTTAGAATTTACTCGTACTGCCCAACAAAGCTGTTATTAAACAATAACAAGTCTACGTTCTAGCTTACAGAGTATTGAATATTTCTAACCTGTCAATTATCATAATCCTCAgaagcaaataaaattctacttcaaaatgcaaatatacttgtattattttgtaaatacttAATCgacaaatacttttattattattacatgcATCACAATATTATTATGTACCCTATACATTGTGGTACAAGTGAAACCGTTTTAAATGCTAAGTAATAAGACACATTAAAGGGTATGTTACCAAATATATAATACGTCAAAGAACTACTACTTTATCCTATTCAGAACTACATATtcatatataatatattatctTGTGAGACGGCACAAATATTTAGCACAACAAAAACAACTATTTGAATAAGACACTTCGTTGTacgaataaaatttgtaaaaaccaAACTAAAATAGATTGCTGTTGTATCAAAGCAAGGCAAAGACTAGAGACAACCAAATATTAGTTCCGCATCCAAGACAgttaactataaaaaaacagaCGACAAACAACTACATTTTGTGCTTCGAGATCAAATCCAGGAagacaaaacaataatagcTAGGCCCCTTTGGGCGATGGTAGGttgattataataaatatttcattaaatgAGAAGCTGGATCGGTGCTTGCTCACAAAAATATACCCAACCCAAAAAGAGAACTCCAGCACAAAAGAAAAGTCAAGTCTGATAACATTTATCAAACGGAACCACATGCAATACACGAATCAAAGAGAAGCTCCATGCATAATCGGAAGTCAACACAGATAAATATAACGTAAAAGGCAATAACCAGCCAGAGCTAGTGTCTTTTTGGGTCAGTTACAGATACAGTTGTCCTACGGAGATGGCACCTTCTAGTCTCTAAACAAATATAATGCTTATCTACCATGCGACTCAATTAGGCTCTCAAATAGTTTATCAATACCCATCATTTTTCATGCATTAGGTCTAACAAGTacatttccaaaaataaaatcctgttacaaaacaaaacagacTATGTCTGCTCgcaagtattttaaaatactaaAGAAATTATTGTGTTGTACGGGGATAGGGATGTTACCTTAGCGGTGCAAGCAGCAGGTGTGAGGGTATCACAGTATTCAGGCACTCGCTTTTGGTCCGGGGGTCGCTCACAGCATCACCCTTGCTAGAAATCACGATCGCGTGCTGACTAGATTTTACAATCTTTCATCCAATTTGGTATAACTACActtatttattcaattaaaaccACAATTTAGATAACACAATTAAATATACACATAACGTAAATTAAGATATCACTGCGACAaacaataaaatgcaaatgttTTTAACATCGTTCAATTTTACATGGCAATATCCACAGCCAAAATATTCCACAAAATTAACACTGAAAACTAGGACGAGCAACTGGTTAAAAATTATGTAGTCTTGAGTTTCTTATAAGGCTGAATGAccacgttattgttattttgcgCCGCGGCGGCGGCTATGTTAGCGCTTGCGGTGACTGTCGTCATAGGCGGTGCAGAAACAGTGACAGGGTATTGCGTGCCCAAGAGGCCACTGCCCAAGAGAGGGGTTGAGTTCGCAGTGGGATAAGAAGTTCGGATAATCGAATAGGGGTTAATAATCGCCGGCGGCGGGCGCGAAATGTTCAACAAATTTTGCTGGGCCATCGAATAAGGGTTCGCAAAACCCAGGTTCAGGCCCGCCGTGCCCAAGCCGAACGGCAGGGCGCCGGTTGGGTAACGCGTCAAGGCAGGAGGGGGCACAGTCAGCGCTTGCTTGTTCAAGGCGACCCCCGTGTAGTTCAGGGGGTTGAGTTGGTTCAGCTGGCCTGCAGCTAACGACTGACTTACGGCGGCTAGTTTAACGGCTTTGGCGTAATTCTGTTGAGCGACCTCCTTAGCAAGAGCTGCGGGATCTGGTATGGCAGTAGGTTGAGGCAGAGGCAGAGATGGTAGGGTGGTTGGGGGTGCAGACGAAGCAGTCGAGGAGACGGGGCTGGAAACCTCGTTCTCCTTGGCTGGTTGCGACACCGTTGTTGTTGCTGCTGTGATTTCCTGCTGTGATTGAGGAGGAGCAGCAGGAGAAGCGCAGGAGGTGGTGGGATTCGGAGCTGGGGAGACCGAATACTCACATGACACGGGCACGAATGGCTGCTGTAACTGCATCAGTTGTTGGTAAGTGGTTGCGTTTGGTTGGTACACAGGAACACCGGATTTGTCCGCCGCTGGCCTCTTGTACGGCATCATGGCCGGGAAGGCCTGCCAACAAACGGGTATAAGAAACGGACAAACgaccaaattttatcttatagCCACACTGATTGCAgttttgatttcaaaaatttcattaataaaGCTGTCGTTACAGGTAAAGCAAGAAGGCTGGACTATACTGAGGTGTTCAAATGAAAAATTCGTTTGAACAGCTCCCTTAAGCGTGCAGCCCAGCCTTGTTAATTAATGGCAACTGACCGGGTGCCAGTTGtgagaaaaaatgctttaaaaaagGTTAGTACTTACAAAACTATCATAATAAAATGACCCAACAGATTTCATATCCatctgaaataaaaatgtaacagcTCGTTAGTTATTGTAACGGCACAGGTAAAAGTGGATAATTTTAACCATAAAGTATATTGAGTGACACGCATGATACACatggataaaatttcccacctTAAATTAGTTAGTCTAGAGAGGAGTCGTTCCGTCTGAATGTAACTTAAAgacaaaacactcaaataagaaatattaatcacagaaccaaaaaaattaataattaacagTATTTGCTGTAATTAAAGTTGCTAGAATGTTGCGAGTTTAATACGTCCGCAGtagaaaactgtaaaaattcaGATGTTAAGCTAACGCAGTTAACGGAAGCCAATTTATGCCTGATtaggtaattaaaataaaactaaagatCAAGTGAATTGTTTCGGTCATGCATGTACAAAAATCATCTAAGCACAAAGCTTAAGAAGCACAGGTTTCTAAGGAAATTTCAATTAtgttagaaaaataaagattctataagcaaaataaaatagcTCACAACATGCTAACAACTTAACTCAGGTAGCAGTTCGCGCTTTAGGaattaatacaaaaacaaTCCAACAAAgcttttcattttatttaaagaatttcTTATTCcacgattattttttattattataggtAACACGGAATCTTTTTGTTCCACACAATCTATACAACTAATGTTCTACTGATGAATTGGGAAGAGCAAATTAGTATGAAATAATGCGAATAGAAACTATGTACAAATAAATAGTGATGGGTACATAAAAAATACGGAAAATTTCCGACTATTCCCCAAAATAAATTCGATTATCCGTAACCGCATTATCCGAAGTAGTTTGATAAATATCGTCTGCAGAAAACCCTGTAGCGGCAGACCTATCTCTGACTGCCACCGATCATGAAAATTTATAATCGTGTAGTCAATTATTATTACGAGataaattaagttaattagCACGCAATGTCTAAACATACTGCACTGTTACGACTTCCATTTGCTTCAACAGAAAGTCGTTTTGATGTAATTTGCTTTGTTAAATTAGCAATTGAGTTTTTCTacttgatattaaaaaaatcgttactCATTCTATTGTCTCTTGGACGATGAAAACTGAATCGTTGAAAGCATTCCAGGTATGTGGAATTTTAACAGGATTTGTTTTTTCACTAACCACCCGCTAGTGAAATCAGTTTTCCATTAGCATTTGAAACAACTTTGTATACTAAATTTAATAACTGGCTCGTAATTTCGACgttgttgaaaaaatatagacTAATACATACTCGATTATCAACCgctgttaattattttgttttgattcgatacgtgttattttttctacaatgttTTTCTTACATCCATATTTAGAGTTTGGGTTTAGAACAGCAGTCGTTGACCGTTTCCATAAATGTTCTAATAGATTTTTAAACTATTGTTGGTTTACAATGAGATTTTTGACTGCCATAGATTAGAATAatcgtttaaattttaaatttcttcgaCCACTTCCGCTCATGTTGatagaaaacataaaattcacatgctttgaaatgtttaaaaatagaataaacAAACATTCAATATCAAACTTTCACTCTTatccaaaataataatagtaaaagcTATTTTTACAGTTAAAGTCCAATTACCAATTCATCGGAAATTTTCCGAGGGTTAATTTCCAGCTACCCATCACTACCTATGTAGTAAAAGCATGTTAATTCACGTAAGACCATTGTTCAAATTCATTACATAAAGTTAATGTAGTTCGTtaccttaaaaaaatctaattaaaataacacgAGTCATGAAGCTTTAAATTCATAAATcggtatttttcaaaatttaagtaaGATGCAAACCGCTACCCTCCATTACATGGATTAAAGTGTAGGTGTGTGTATGTTAGAATGTCTGTGTATAATTAACAGTTATGTTACATAAATTGCATGGTGTACACTTTTTATGCTAACTAAGCCGCCAATTAAGTCATATGAAAAGCGAAAGCTTTAGGAGAAGCAAAAGTTCGCAGTGAAAACGGAGGTGGCAATTGTATAGGATTTTGCTGCATGATAAAATGGTGAAAATAGAATTGCACCCCGTCCTCACTGGGAACACAATGTCGTAGTAATCGGTCGGCACTGATTCGATTAATAGAGTTGTGGCATGGCGTGTACACAATACAAGAAAAGTAGTGACATGCAAAGCAAGGCGCAAATGGTACCAGTAATAGATCTGTGTCGGCGGTGCTAGGCTCACGGGGCCTCTTCTTGCCGATTTCGAGGGCGGCAGTTGCCTGGGGGGGCGCCAGCAAGGGCGAGACGGCAGCGGGCTATTAGTAGAGCAGCAACAAGACCAAGCACATCCGCCCAACGgggtaaataaaacaaaccagcactaaattaattcatgtaCGCTAACTCGGAGCGCTTGTTTAAATATTACACATATTGTCAGTATACAAGTATACGGAGTACGTTGTCATTATAGTCTGGAAATTGTGCAGCTCTGGCAGCAGTATTCAAAGCATTCAGTAAGTATAGTATGTCTATACGTATCTAAAACCGAACATGGCAAAAACGGACATAAATGCAATGGAACTTAACACAcgcatttttcgaaaaatctaaATCTTGCAGGTGGAACTATCGTGAAAATAGCCGCCTGCAAGCGaatgttcaaataaaaaaattaaactaaatttttgtcattttttattatcacaaACGCGGTTCTTCAAAagttaaacttaaaatttttcattcaaaCACTCGTTTTAAATGCAGGTGACCACTCCTAGAATAGTTCACCTTTAGTATTATGTGTATGCGACGTCAAAACCACTATAGGAATCACGCAGACCTATGATCAATTATTGAAAGCATCGTAAGTGTCAGCTGAAAAAGTGCAGGTGCATTGAGACTCTTTGAAGCGATCTGTGAGATGAAGCATGCAACCGAAAAGctgaaataattataataatgtatATTACCATAATACATATTACAGTGAACAATCACAGTTCAGTATAAAAAGTGGTTAATATCTGAACGGCAATGAGTATTGTTGTGTCGAACTAACAATGCGTAAAAATGCGGTTATTAGTTGTTAGGTCTGATTGTAAACGTTTCCcttttggtttaaaatttgTGTTCAAGTGTCGGCTTTGTGTGTAGTACTGGGTTAGCAGCTATCTATGAGTGGCAATCAAAATCTACATGACTAAccatcttttataataaaccatGACATACTCGTACATGAAAAACATTAATCTTCACAGTCTTCAACGCTGATATCCACAGTGACTGGCAAAAGCAAATTTACATGTCGGTCTAATAGTTATATTTTCACACCCCCAAGAAATGGCAAGTTGAACTATGCGCATATCTAGCATAATTTAATGAGAAACGCAAACACTTTAGTTAAACTAAATCCTGACAAACTTTATTACTCTAAAATTAAGGACCAAATATAGAGAAAACATTTCATGCGATAACCGCATGCACACCAGTTACTGAACCATCATAGCACAAATAGTTTTAATCTTGACGACATCCAAAGCAAAGCGGGTAACGAAAGTCTggtaaatgtaaaataaaaaacgtgtaAAAAACT
It contains:
- the mbl gene encoding muscleblind-like protein isoform X9; the protein is MAMVNMNNLLNGKDSRWLQLEVCREFQRNKCSRPDTECKFAHPPANVEVQNGRVTACYDSIKGRCNREKPPCKYFHPPQHLKDQLLINGRNHLALKNALMQQMGLTPGQPLVPGQVQAVVDSTIDSLPLTFFPNFSMSIDEQYALMATNPYLTGMPQVGSTYSPYFAPGPIMPTIMGPDPTGVGSPLGVVPQTVVAQQKMPRSDRLEAFPAMMPYKRPAADKSGVPVYQPNATTYQQLMQLQQPFVPVSCEYSVSPAPNPTTSCASPAAPPQSQQEITAATTTVSQPAKENEVSSPVSSTASSAPPTTLPSLPLPQPTAIPDPAALAKEVAQQNYAKAVKLAAVSQSLAAGQLNQLNPLNYTGVALNKQALTVPPPALTRYPTGALPFGLGTAGLNLGFANPYSMAQQNLLNISRPPPAIINPYSIIRTSYPTANSTPLLGSGLLGTQYPVTVSAPPMTTVTASANIAAAAAQNNNNVVIQPYKKLKTT
- the mbl gene encoding muscleblind-like protein 1 isoform X4, with translation MAMVNMNNLLNGKDSRWLQLEVCREFQRNKCSRPDTECKFAHPPANVEVQNGRVTACYDSIKGRCNREKPPCKYFHPPQHLKDQLLINGRNHLALKNALMQQMGLTPGQPLVPGQVQAVVDSTIDSLPLTFFPNFSMSIDEQYALMATNPYLTGMPQVGSTYSPYFAPGPIMPTIMGPDPTGVGSPLGVVPQTVVAQQKMPRSDRLEVCREYQRGACKRAESECRFAHPADSVTANEDGTVTVCMDAVKGRCNRDPCRYFHPPLHLQAQIKAAQSRASAMDMKSVGSFYYDSFAFPAMMPYKRPAADKSGVPVYQPNATTYQQLMQLQQPFVPVSCEYSVSPAPNPTTSCASPAAPPQSQQEITAATTTVSQPAKENEVSSPVSSTASSAPPTTLPSLPLPQPTAIPDPAALAKEVAQQNYAKAVKLAAVSQSLAAGQLNQLNPLNYTGVALNKQALTVPPPALTRYPTGALPFGLGTAGLNLGFANPYSMAQQNLLNISRPPPAIINPYSIIRTSYPTANSTPLLGSGLLGTQYPVTVSAPPMTTVTASANIAAAAAQNNNNVVIQPYKKLKTT
- the mbl gene encoding muscleblind-like protein 1 isoform X7; amino-acid sequence: MQQMGLTPGQPLVPGQVQAVVDSTIDSLPLTFFPNFSMSIDEQYALMATNPYLTGMPQVGSTYSPYFAPGPIMPTIMGPDPTGVGSPLGVVPQTVVAQQKMPRSDRLEVCREYQRGACKRAESECRFAHPADSVTANEDGTVTVCMDAVKGRCNRDPCRYFHPPLHLQAQIKAAQSRASAPAAVSPLLAPPQATAALEIGKKRPREPSTADTDLLLMDMKSVGSFYYDSFAFPAMMPYKRPAADKSGVPVYQPNATTYQQLMQLQQPFVPVSCEYSVSPAPNPTTSCASPAAPPQSQQEITAATTTVSQPAKENEVSSPVSSTASSAPPTTLPSLPLPQPTAIPDPAALAKEVAQQNYAKAVKLAAVSQSLAAGQLNQLNPLNYTGVALNKQALTVPPPALTRYPTGALPFGLGTAGLNLGFANPYSMAQQNLLNISRPPPAIINPYSIIRTSYPTANSTPLLGSGLLGTQYPVTVSAPPMTTVTASANIAAAAAQNNNNVVIQPYKKLKTT
- the mbl gene encoding muscleblind-like protein 2a isoform X3; this encodes MAMVNMNNLLNGKDSRWLQLEVCREFQRNKCSRPDTECKFAHPPANVEVQNGRVTACYDSIKGRCNREKPPCKYFHPPQHLKDQLLINGRNHLALKNALMQQMGLTPGQPLVPGQVQAVATNPYLTGMPQVGSTYSPYFAPGPIMPTIMGPDPTGVGSPLGVVPQTVVAQQKMPRSDRLEVCREYQRGACKRAESECRFAHPADSVTANEDGTVTVCMDAVKGRCNRDPCRYFHPPLHLQAQIKAAQSRASAPAAVSPLLAPPQATAALEIGKKRPREPSTADTDLLLMDMKSVGSFYYDSFAFPAMMPYKRPAADKSGVPVYQPNATTYQQLMQLQQPFVPVSCEYSVSPAPNPTTSCASPAAPPQSQQEITAATTTVSQPAKENEVSSPVSSTASSAPPTTLPSLPLPQPTAIPDPAALAKEVAQQNYAKAVKLAAVSQSLAAGQLNQLNPLNYTGVALNKQALTVPPPALTRYPTGALPFGLGTAGLNLGFANPYSMAQQNLLNISRPPPAIINPYSIIRTSYPTANSTPLLGSGLLGTQYPVTVSAPPMTTVTASANIAAAAAQNNNNVVIQPYKKLKTT
- the mbl gene encoding protein muscleblind isoform X12, translated to MAMVNMNNLLNGKDSRWLQLEVCREFQRNKCSRPDTECKFAHPPANVEVQNGRVTACYDSIKGRCNREKPPCKYFHPPQHLKDQLLINGRNHLALKNALMQQMGLTPGQPLVPGQVQAVMDMKSVGSFYYDSFAFPAMMPYKRPAADKSGVPVYQPNATTYQQLMQLQQPFVPVSCEYSVSPAPNPTTSCASPAAPPQSQQEITAATTTVSQPAKENEVSSPVSSTASSAPPTTLPSLPLPQPTAIPDPAALAKEVAQQNYAKAVKLAAVSQSLAAGQLNQLNPLNYTGVALNKQALTVPPPALTRYPTGALPFGLGTAGLNLGFANPYSMAQQNLLNISRPPPAIINPYSIIRTSYPTANSTPLLGSGLLGTQYPVTVSAPPMTTVTASANIAAAAAQNNNNVVIQPYKKLKTT
- the mbl gene encoding muscleblind-like protein 2a isoform X1, translated to MAMVNMNNLLNGKDSRWLQLEVCREFQRNKCSRPDTECKFAHPPANVEVQNGRVTACYDSIKGRCNREKPPCKYFHPPQHLKDQLLINGRNHLALKNALMQQMGLTPGQPLVPGQVQAVVDSTIDSLPLTFFPNFSMSIDEQYALMATNPYLTGMPQVGSTYSPYFAPGPIMPTIMGPDPTGVGSPLGVVPQTVVAQQKMPRSDRLEVCREYQRGACKRAESECRFAHPADSVTANEDGTVTVCMDAVKGRCNRDPCRYFHPPLHLQAQIKAAQSRASAPAAVSPLLAPPQATAALEIGKKRPREPSTADTDLLLMDMKSVGSFYYDSFAFPAMMPYKRPAADKSGVPVYQPNATTYQQLMQLQQPFVPVSCEYSVSPAPNPTTSCASPAAPPQSQQEITAATTTVSQPAKENEVSSPVSSTASSAPPTTLPSLPLPQPTAIPDPAALAKEVAQQNYAKAVKLAAVSQSLAAGQLNQLNPLNYTGVALNKQALTVPPPALTRYPTGALPFGLGTAGLNLGFANPYSMAQQNLLNISRPPPAIINPYSIIRTSYPTANSTPLLGSGLLGTQYPVTVSAPPMTTVTASANIAAAAAQNNNNVVIQPYKKLKTT
- the mbl gene encoding muscleblind-like protein 2 isoform X8; translation: MAMVNMNNLLNGKDSRWLQLEVCREFQRNKCSRPDTECKFAHPPANVEVQNGRVTACYDSIKGRCNREKPPCKYFHPPQHLKDQLLINGRNHLALKNALMQQMGLTPGQPLVPGQVQAVVDSTIDSLPLTFFPNFSMSIDEQYALMATNPYLTGMPQVGSTYSPYFAPGPIMPTIMGPDPTGVGSPLGVVPQTVVAQQKMPRSDRLEMDMKSVGSFYYDSFAFPAMMPYKRPAADKSGVPVYQPNATTYQQLMQLQQPFVPVSCEYSVSPAPNPTTSCASPAAPPQSQQEITAATTTVSQPAKENEVSSPVSSTASSAPPTTLPSLPLPQPTAIPDPAALAKEVAQQNYAKAVKLAAVSQSLAAGQLNQLNPLNYTGVALNKQALTVPPPALTRYPTGALPFGLGTAGLNLGFANPYSMAQQNLLNISRPPPAIINPYSIIRTSYPTANSTPLLGSGLLGTQYPVTVSAPPMTTVTASANIAAAAAQNNNNVVIQPYKKLKTT
- the mbl gene encoding muscleblind-like protein 1 isoform X11, with the translated sequence MAMVNMNNLLNGKDSRWLQLEVCREFQRNKCSRPDTECKFAHPPANVEVQNGRVTACYDSIKGRCNREKPPCKYFHPPQHLKDQLLINGRNHLALKNALMQQMGLTPGQPLVPGQVQAVATNPYLTGMPQVGSTYSPYFAPGPIMPTIMGPDPTGVGSPLGVVPQTVVAQQKMPRSDRLEAFPAMMPYKRPAADKSGVPVYQPNATTYQQLMQLQQPFVPVSCEYSVSPAPNPTTSCASPAAPPQSQQEITAATTTVSQPAKENEVSSPVSSTASSAPPTTLPSLPLPQPTAIPDPAALAKEVAQQNYAKAVKLAAVSQSLAAGQLNQLNPLNYTGVALNKQALTVPPPALTRYPTGALPFGLGTAGLNLGFANPYSMAQQNLLNISRPPPAIINPYSIIRTSYPTANSTPLLGSGLLGTQYPVTVSAPPMTTVTASANIAAAAAQNNNNVVIQPYKKLKTT
- the mbl gene encoding muscleblind-like protein isoform X5; its protein translation is MAMVNMNNLLNGKDSRWLQLEVCREFQRNKCSRPDTECKFAHPPANVEVQNGRVTACYDSIKGRCNREKPPCKYFHPPQHLKDQLLINGRNHLALKNALMQQMGLTPGQPLVPGQVQAVVDSTIDSLPLTFFPNFSMSIDEQYALMATNPYLTGMPQVGSTYSPYFAPGPIMPTIMGPDPTGVGSPLGVVPQTVVAQQKMPRSDRLEPAAVSPLLAPPQATAALEIGKKRPREPSTADTDLLLMDMKSVGSFYYDSFAFPAMMPYKRPAADKSGVPVYQPNATTYQQLMQLQQPFVPVSCEYSVSPAPNPTTSCASPAAPPQSQQEITAATTTVSQPAKENEVSSPVSSTASSAPPTTLPSLPLPQPTAIPDPAALAKEVAQQNYAKAVKLAAVSQSLAAGQLNQLNPLNYTGVALNKQALTVPPPALTRYPTGALPFGLGTAGLNLGFANPYSMAQQNLLNISRPPPAIINPYSIIRTSYPTANSTPLLGSGLLGTQYPVTVSAPPMTTVTASANIAAAAAQNNNNVVIQPYKKLKTT